Proteins from a single region of bacterium:
- a CDS encoding GFA family protein has protein sequence MSSNELVTHEGGCHCGRVRFEVEAPVNLDLHECNCSICSRLGYLHLTVARSNFRLLSGEEALTTYRFNTGTAQHFFCSVCGVKSFYIPRSHPNGYSVNARCLEPETIKSRKITPFDGSDWEAHIEELPSLES, from the coding sequence ATGAGCAGCAACGAGTTGGTGACCCATGAAGGGGGCTGTCATTGCGGCCGTGTCCGCTTCGAGGTCGAGGCGCCGGTGAATCTCGACCTTCATGAGTGCAATTGCTCGATCTGCAGCCGCCTTGGCTACCTCCATCTGACGGTCGCACGTTCGAATTTCAGGCTTCTCTCTGGCGAAGAGGCTCTGACGACTTACCGCTTCAACACCGGCACGGCCCAGCACTTCTTCTGCTCGGTGTGCGGGGTGAAATCCTTCTACATCCCGCGCTCCCACCCGAATGGCTACAGTGTGAACGCCCGGTGTCTCGAACCGGAGACGATCAAGAGCCGGAAGATCACGCCTTTCGATGGAAGCGACTGGGAAGCTCATATC
- a CDS encoding DUF2164 domain-containing protein — MRVHVTDERRAGLIEAVQGFFADRFDEDLGDLKAGLILDFFVLRLGPPIYNQAISDAHEFIHEKLVDLEGEFYEPDEERSSSR, encoded by the coding sequence ATGCGTGTCCACGTCACCGACGAACGACGGGCCGGGCTCATCGAGGCTGTTCAGGGCTTCTTCGCGGATCGCTTCGATGAGGATCTCGGCGATCTCAAGGCCGGATTGATTCTGGATTTCTTCGTCCTACGCCTTGGTCCCCCGATCTACAATCAGGCGATCAGCGATGCGCACGAGTTCATTCACGAGAAGCTGGTCGATCTCGAGGGAGAGTTCTACGAACCGGACGAGGAGAGATCGTCGTCGCGATGA
- a CDS encoding signal peptidase II: MRRSRSLLFMLLILGSVGCDHATKQLAHEALSGTAPISLIGDVVRLELAANPGAFLSLGAELPPAVRSVLLVGGVPILLALVCIAAFRMGLASPAAFAGLALITGGGLANWLDRILRGGAVTDFVSLGLPGLRTGIFNLADVVIVAGFLLFAFQPRDHRDDTQPTAT, encoded by the coding sequence ATGAGACGAAGCCGTTCACTCTTGTTCATGCTTCTGATTCTCGGCTCGGTCGGATGCGACCATGCCACGAAGCAGCTCGCCCACGAGGCCCTTTCCGGCACTGCGCCGATCTCTCTGATCGGAGATGTCGTGCGCCTCGAACTCGCTGCAAACCCGGGTGCCTTTCTGAGCCTTGGTGCCGAGCTTCCACCCGCTGTGCGGAGCGTTCTGCTGGTGGGCGGCGTTCCCATCCTTCTTGCGCTCGTCTGCATCGCGGCCTTCCGCATGGGCCTGGCGTCCCCGGCGGCGTTCGCAGGGTTGGCCTTGATCACCGGAGGAGGCTTGGCAAATTGGCTCGATCGCATCCTCCGCGGTGGTGCGGTCACGGATTTCGTGAGCCTGGGCTTGCCCGGGCTGCGCACAGGAATCTTCAACCTTGCGGATGTCGTCATCGTCGCGGGCTTCCTGCTCTTTGCTTTCCAACCTCGAGACCATCGCGATGACACGCAGCCTACCGCGACATGA
- a CDS encoding pyridoxamine 5'-phosphate oxidase family protein, with the protein MTELAEIAPAFVEMAHQIVWCSAATVDSQGRPRSRVLHPIWEWTGRELVGWIATGPTPTKRAHLEASPHVSVNYWAPSQDTCVAECRASWHFDDETRTRTWNLLKNAPAPVGYDPAIIPVWNRPTDDSFAALRLEPWRLRVFPGTALIGQGGDILNWREG; encoded by the coding sequence ATGACCGAACTTGCCGAGATTGCCCCTGCATTCGTGGAAATGGCCCATCAGATCGTCTGGTGCAGCGCCGCCACGGTCGATTCCCAGGGGCGGCCCCGTTCGCGGGTACTGCATCCCATCTGGGAATGGACTGGACGAGAGCTCGTCGGCTGGATCGCGACTGGCCCGACGCCTACGAAGCGTGCGCACCTGGAGGCCAGCCCACATGTTTCCGTGAACTACTGGGCGCCTTCCCAAGACACATGCGTTGCAGAATGCCGGGCGAGTTGGCATTTCGACGACGAGACGCGGACGCGCACCTGGAACCTGCTGAAGAACGCGCCGGCTCCGGTAGGATACGACCCGGCAATCATTCCGGTCTGGAACCGCCCAACGGACGATTCTTTTGCGGCTCTCCGCCTGGAGCCATGGCGGCTTCGGGTGTTCCCGGGAACGGCACTCATCGGACAGGGTGGTGATATCCTCAACTGGCGCGAGGGTTGA
- a CDS encoding antibiotic biosynthesis monooxygenase, whose translation MVVSIFRSRIRPENEAEYQALAAEMLTLAKAMPGFLAYRFFSSEDGERCSIVEFETLEELHAWRDEPRHRKAQQLGRERFYTEYSLCVAKPIRHSSFQL comes from the coding sequence ATGGTTGTTTCGATCTTTCGATCCAGAATCCGGCCCGAGAACGAAGCGGAGTACCAGGCACTCGCTGCGGAGATGCTGACGCTGGCCAAAGCCATGCCCGGGTTCCTGGCCTACCGGTTCTTCTCGTCTGAGGATGGGGAGCGCTGCAGTATCGTCGAATTCGAAACCCTGGAAGAGCTGCATGCCTGGCGCGACGAACCCCGCCATCGGAAGGCCCAGCAGCTGGGACGAGAGCGCTTCTACACGGAGTATTCACTCTGTGTCGCCAAACCGATCCGCCACAGTTCGTTCCAGCTCTGA
- a CDS encoding MOSC domain-containing protein, translating to MSAVVVAVSSNPTHSMRKPNRPSIRIVVDLGIQDDAHCGEKIQHRSRVARDPSQPNLRQVHLVHAELLDELHESGFDLAPGEIGENITTRGIDLLSLPRGTLLTIGGDAIIEITGLRNPCRQLNGIAPGLMAATLESDAEGRLIRKAGIMAIVRRAGEITAGDSIEVELPDGEPCHLEPV from the coding sequence ATGAGTGCCGTCGTCGTAGCGGTGAGTAGCAATCCCACTCACTCGATGCGCAAGCCGAATCGGCCGAGCATTCGGATCGTGGTCGACCTCGGCATCCAGGACGATGCTCATTGCGGAGAGAAGATCCAGCACCGCTCCCGTGTTGCGCGCGATCCCAGCCAGCCCAACCTCCGCCAGGTGCATCTGGTTCACGCGGAGCTGCTCGACGAGCTCCACGAATCCGGATTCGACCTGGCACCAGGCGAGATCGGCGAGAACATCACGACCCGAGGCATCGATCTCCTTTCCCTGCCTCGCGGCACGCTGCTGACGATCGGCGGTGATGCAATCATCGAGATCACGGGCCTTCGCAACCCCTGCCGCCAGCTGAACGGAATCGCACCGGGCCTCATGGCGGCGACCCTCGAAAGCGACGCGGAAGGTCGCCTCATCCGCAAAGCCGGGATCATGGCCATCGTGCGACGCGCCGGGGAGATCACAGCCGGAGATTCGATCGAAGTCGAGCTTCCAGACGGCGAGCCTTGCCACCTCGAGCCGGTCTGA
- a CDS encoding VOC family protein, whose amino-acid sequence MGRFAMGSMDHVHLVVPDREVAARWYSEQLGFEAVDEYAVWAAVDGGPLHISADGGQSGIALFQASPGHPARKLEMGVAFRVDAEAFIDFACGLPRAELLQPSGKPLETGSIVDFDLCYAYNFQDPYGNQLELDCYDHATVKRQLVEEQGLTPIRYW is encoded by the coding sequence ATGGGACGATTCGCAATGGGCAGCATGGATCACGTGCATCTGGTGGTTCCCGATCGGGAGGTTGCGGCCCGCTGGTACTCGGAACAGCTGGGCTTCGAGGCGGTTGACGAATACGCAGTATGGGCCGCGGTGGACGGCGGGCCTCTCCACATTTCTGCAGACGGCGGACAGAGCGGCATTGCGCTCTTCCAGGCGAGCCCAGGCCATCCGGCACGGAAGTTGGAGATGGGGGTCGCGTTCCGGGTCGATGCCGAGGCATTTATCGATTTCGCTTGTGGCCTCCCGAGGGCCGAGCTTCTCCAACCGTCCGGGAAGCCACTCGAAACCGGATCCATCGTCGATTTCGATCTTTGTTATGCCTACAACTTCCAGGATCCGTACGGAAACCAACTCGAACTCGATTGCTACGACCACGCCACCGTCAAGCGCCAGCTCGTCGAAGAGCAAGGCCTGACTCCGATCCGTTACTGGTAG
- a CDS encoding DUF4111 domain-containing protein — protein MSEWQEPGSFSQEMTDLLRELVEEHRMTLGEQLFAVHVFGSLVAGDFDSEISDLDLLVTTASDISDSQLSALREMHDAFGQRNPAWRDRIDASYLSIDALRMCMERESDLVVISRGEPLHRTRTSPGWRMNWYAVREHGVTLLGPPAATFIASMGLKDYVAAVRIHLRELPRRADAAKDPADLAYLVLTACRGLLTCTEGRSASKRGAAACAAARNPDWAPVIERASARRERRERGAFPEDAQHQARAFVHQAVAEALREDGVDPSW, from the coding sequence ATGAGCGAATGGCAAGAGCCGGGTTCGTTCTCCCAGGAGATGACGGACCTCCTCCGGGAGCTCGTCGAAGAACATCGCATGACATTGGGTGAACAGTTGTTCGCCGTGCATGTCTTTGGATCCCTGGTTGCGGGGGATTTCGATTCGGAGATCAGTGATCTCGATCTGCTGGTCACGACCGCATCGGACATCTCCGACTCTCAGCTCTCGGCCTTGCGCGAGATGCACGACGCATTCGGCCAGCGAAACCCTGCCTGGCGAGATCGGATCGACGCATCCTATCTATCCATAGATGCGCTTCGCATGTGCATGGAACGGGAGAGCGACCTCGTGGTGATCAGCCGCGGCGAGCCACTTCATCGAACGCGTACGAGCCCCGGTTGGCGCATGAACTGGTACGCGGTCCGAGAGCATGGTGTCACCTTGCTGGGGCCGCCCGCGGCGACGTTCATCGCCTCCATGGGTCTGAAGGACTACGTGGCGGCGGTTCGCATCCATCTGCGAGAGCTGCCGAGACGTGCGGACGCGGCGAAGGATCCTGCGGACCTTGCCTACCTCGTGCTCACGGCTTGTCGCGGGCTGCTTACGTGCACGGAGGGCCGCAGCGCTTCGAAGCGAGGAGCCGCTGCGTGCGCCGCTGCCAGGAATCCGGATTGGGCGCCGGTGATCGAACGCGCTTCGGCTCGCAGGGAAAGGCGGGAGAGAGGGGCGTTCCCCGAAGACGCTCAGCATCAGGCGCGGGCCTTCGTCCATCAGGCTGTGGCGGAGGCTCTTCGCGAAGACGGCGTGGACCCTTCGTGGTAG
- a CDS encoding thioredoxin fold domain-containing protein — protein MAEIFDITDESFEAEVLKSETPVLVDFWGDHCPACRQISPILRELAEERAGKLKVVKLHAAENVMTSSRFGIRAMPTVLLFSGGTVRGQLTGARPRSAFESLLENAG, from the coding sequence ATGGCAGAGATCTTCGATATCACCGATGAATCCTTCGAGGCCGAAGTGCTGAAGAGCGAAACCCCGGTGCTGGTGGATTTCTGGGGCGACCACTGCCCGGCGTGCCGTCAGATTTCCCCCATTCTGCGGGAACTCGCCGAGGAGCGCGCCGGGAAGTTGAAAGTGGTCAAATTGCATGCCGCAGAAAACGTCATGACGAGTTCCCGTTTCGGAATCCGAGCGATGCCCACCGTGTTGCTCTTCTCGGGAGGCACGGTGCGCGGGCAGTTGACAGGGGCGAGGCCCAGATCGGCGTTCGAATCCCTCCTTGAAAACGCTGGTTAG
- a CDS encoding GNAT family N-acetyltransferase, producing MRVPILRGQRLTLEPLSPSHAAGNFELWSHPEVCAYSGECVDAEGKAISMPVTSLSESNRLLRFWIDRGKAGTGFRWAVLSHDRAEFLGAVGFNALGACAEYAYHFVPRHWGKGLAAEASHLALGWAETEGTRTVEAFILPENVRSVRLAEGLGFDQAGPGEDGTLRYLLTL from the coding sequence TTGCGAGTTCCGATCCTTCGAGGACAGCGGCTGACGCTGGAGCCTCTCTCTCCGTCCCACGCTGCAGGAAACTTCGAACTCTGGAGCCACCCGGAGGTCTGCGCGTACTCGGGGGAATGCGTCGATGCCGAAGGCAAGGCGATTTCCATGCCCGTGACTTCCCTATCCGAGAGCAATCGGTTGCTTCGCTTCTGGATCGATCGCGGCAAGGCCGGAACCGGATTTCGATGGGCGGTGCTCAGTCACGACCGGGCAGAGTTCCTCGGTGCCGTTGGCTTCAATGCCCTCGGCGCATGTGCTGAGTACGCATATCATTTCGTTCCGCGACATTGGGGCAAGGGCCTGGCGGCCGAGGCTTCGCACCTTGCGCTTGGCTGGGCGGAGACGGAGGGAACTCGAACCGTCGAAGCCTTCATCCTTCCCGAGAATGTTCGCTCGGTGCGGCTGGCAGAAGGCCTGGGATTCGATCAGGCGGGGCCAGGTGAGGATGGGACACTTCGATACCTGCTGACCCTCTAG